From the Cryptomeria japonica chromosome 2, Sugi_1.0, whole genome shotgun sequence genome, one window contains:
- the LOC131045253 gene encoding dynamin-related protein 4C, translating into MSSSWDERLRMSMLMKSPKLEEDIDETAGSSSLTISYQQQIRPLLDAVDKLRTLNIMNEGIQLPSIVVVGDQSHGKSSVLESLAGIKLPRGMGICTRVPLIMRLQSCSDKSEAQISIEYSGKKEMIKEWDITSEIEAATQEIAGGGKGISYTPITLHITKVGAPDLTMVDLPGIARVAVDGQPADIYEQISEMIMEYIKPTESIILNVLAATVDFPTCESIRMSQIVDPNGERTLAVVTKCDKAPEGLLEKVTVDAVNIGLGYVCVRNGIGEESNAEARQREKQLFDSHPLLKKIDKEMVGIPMLAQKLMQIQATTINTTLPQICNQIDDMLAKRQSELSSLPQHLCNRQEADVAFVKLLNEIKESLKKIVILGEFQQFPDDPQMHCTARLREMFDKFFKELCQSGAVNTKFLAKETQMLGEAKGVGLPNFLPRSVFLDLLQQKVEEVSDKGLGLASTVWQYLETVINRVIEHYCQCYPQLRSRVQRAVQWLVVEKKQECTAHVKQMLEMEKGIDFTLGPAYMETYGRLIQSKGQFMDRLRLLIRDSGRGYSSGSGYNVAEKTVVSDDFGEVDVADIMEMPSERVEEAYEMQMSVMAYWKVVILRMGDGIPLHLQFVCRKLVGRELESQILKDVGGPNFGAMEKIMEESPVVATKRKSLINSLQLLKNSKTAVANIMDRVAEAT; encoded by the coding sequence ATGTCGAGTAGCTGGGACGAGAGGCTGAGGATGTCGATGCTCATGAAAAGTCCTAAGCTGGAGGAAGACATAGATGAAACCGCCGGATCTTCGAGCTTGACAATCTCGTACCAGCAGCAAATCAGGCCGCTACTTGATGCCGTAGATAAGCTGCGGACCCTGAACATAATGAACGAAGGAATCCAGCTTCCCAGCATTGTGGTTGTGGGCGACCAGTCCCACGGCAAGTCCAGTGTTTTGGAGTCCCTGGCTGGCATCAAGCTTCCCAGGGGAATGGGCATCTGCACACGAGTTCCCCTCATCATGAGACTCCAAAGCTGCAGCGACAAATCTGAGGCCCAAATCTCCATCGAGTACAGCGGCAAAAAGGAGATGATAAAAGAGTGGGACATAACATCCGAGATCGAGGCCGCGACACAAGAAATTGCAGGGGGCGGGAAAGGAATAAGTTACACTCCGATAACGCTTCACATTACAAAAGTTGGAGCTCCGGATTTGACAATGGTAGACTTACCGGGCATCGCCAGAGTTGCAGTCGACGGGCAGCCGGCGGACATCTATGAGCAAATAAGTGAAATGATAATGGAGTACATCAAACCGACGGAGAGTATTATTCTCAATGTTTTGGCGGCGACTGTGGATTTTCCGACCTGTGAATCCATTAGAATGTCGCAGATAGTGGATCCAAATGGCGAGAGGACTCTGGCTGTGGTGACCAAGTGCGACAAGGCGCCTGAGGGGCTTCTGGAGAAAGTGACGGTGGACGCCGTCAACATTGGGCTCGGGTACGTCTGCGTCCGCAACGGCATTGGCGAGGAAAGCAATGCTGAAGCCCGGCAGAGGGAAAAGCAGCTGTTCGATTCCCACCCGCTGCTGAAGAAGATCGACAAGGAAATGGTGGGAATCCCTATGTTGGCCCAGAAGCTTATGCAAATCCAGGCCACCACCATCAACACAACGCTcccccaaatctgcaaccaaatcGACGACATGCTGGCAAAGCGCCAGTCTGAGCTGAGCAGCCTCCCTCAGCATCTCTGCAACCGGCAGGAGGCCGACGTGGCGTTCGTGAAGCTGCTGAACGAGATCAAGGAGTCGCTGAAGAAGATTGTGATTCTGGGTGAGTTTCAGCAGTTTCCAGATGATCCCCAAATGCACTGTACTGCCCGCCTGCGAGAGATGTTCGACAAGTTCTTCAAAGAGCTCTGTCAGAGTGGCGCAGTGAATACCAAGTTTCTGGCAAAGGAAACCCAAATGCTGGGAGAAGCTAAGGGCGTTGGGCTGCCTAATTTCTTGCCGCGCTCTGTTTTTCTAGACCTGCTGCAACAAAAGGTTGAAGAGGTCTCTGACAAGGGACTCGGGCTTGCATCAACCGTTTGGCAATACCTCGAAACGGTCATAAATCGGGTCATTGAGCACTACTGCCAGTGTTACCCGCAGCTCAGGTCGCGCGTTCAGCGAGCTGTGCAATGGCTGGTAGTGGAGAAGAAGCAGGAATGCACTGCACATGTTAAGCAAATGCTTGAGATGGAGAAAGGCATCGATTTTACCCTCGGTCCTGCATATATGGAAACTTATGGCAGGCTCATTCAGTCGAAAGGACAGTTCATGGACCGACTGCGCCTCCTCATCCGGGATTCTGGCAGGGGCTACAGCTCGGGCTCTGGTTACAATGTAGCAGAAAAGACGGTGGTATCGGACGATTTTGGGGAAGTGGACGTGGCGGACATTATGGAAATGCCGAGCGAGCGTGTGGAAGAGGCGTATGAGATGCAGATGAGCGTTATGGCGTATTGGAAAGTTGTCATTTTGAGGATGGGAGATGGGATTCCTCTGCATCTTCAGTTCGTTTGCAGAAAATTGGTGGGCAGGGAGCTGGAGTCGCAAATTCTGAAAGATGTGGGTGGCCCCAATTTCGGTGCCATGGAAAAGATTATGGAAGAAAGTCCAGTGGTGGCTACGAAGAGAAAGAGCCTGATTAACAGTCTCCAActgctcaagaattccaaaaccgCGGTCGCCAACATCATGGATCGGGTTGCAGAGGCGACCTAA